In Deinococcus sp. HSC-46F16, the following are encoded in one genomic region:
- a CDS encoding L-threonylcarbamoyladenylate synthase: protein MNTPLPSGASPQITQAAARLAGGDVVGYPSETVWGLAAHPASPQGLAALFTLKGRDPAKPVQVSCLDVAHARPLTRTPEVVDALAGLWPGPLTLVVPASDACPPPLAPGGWVGLRLPDHPVASALLAACGGLLATTSLNPAGLPAARTHAEAEGYGLGVFLLPDGGVPARGEASTVVRVGLEGRLEVLRDGALPVAEVRARLEGRRP from the coding sequence ATGAACACACCCTTACCCAGTGGGGCTTCCCCCCAGATCACCCAGGCCGCGGCCCGGCTCGCCGGGGGCGACGTGGTCGGCTACCCCTCCGAGACGGTCTGGGGCCTCGCCGCGCACCCGGCGTCCCCCCAGGGGCTGGCCGCCCTCTTCACCCTCAAGGGCCGTGACCCCGCCAAGCCCGTGCAGGTGTCGTGCCTGGACGTGGCCCACGCCCGCCCCCTGACCCGGACGCCGGAGGTCGTCGACGCTCTCGCCGGGCTGTGGCCGGGGCCGCTGACGTTGGTGGTGCCCGCCTCGGACGCCTGTCCGCCCCCCCTCGCTCCCGGCGGCTGGGTGGGGCTGCGCCTGCCCGACCACCCGGTCGCCTCCGCGCTGCTCGCGGCCTGCGGGGGCCTGCTCGCCACGACCAGCCTCAATCCGGCGGGACTCCCCGCCGCCCGCACCCACGCCGAGGCGGAAGGCTACGGCCTGGGCGTCTTCCTGCTGCCTGACGGCGGGGTGCCCGCGCGGGGCGAGGCGAGCACGGTGGTGCGGGTGGGGCTGGAAGGCAGGCTGGAGGTGCTGCGCGATGGGGCCTTGCCCGTGGCCGAGGTGCGGGCGCGGCTGGAAGGCCGCCGCCCGTGA
- a CDS encoding type II secretion system F family protein: MPVYEYRVRDRSGKVLKSQMEAETERQVRDALRAKNMMIVEIKPPKTGLNADVKIPGLTDRPPGLKQVAVFSKQLATLINAGVPLVQSLAILQKQIENKTFQGIVASIRTDVEGGTPLSEAIVKHPKVFNRLYVNLVRAGETSGTLDSILDRIAAFQEKELALRGKIKSAMTYPVMVLVFALGITYFLLTTIVPQFAGILAQLNAPLPFITRMLMAVSDFLKSSGLLIFGFIAVIVVAYRYIYKTPKGRHTIDDIKLRLPVFGNLLQKSAIASFARTFGLLISSGVNIIESLEITKGTANNAIVEETIENAKNVVMVGEPMSASLATSKVFPPMVVSMVSIGEETGALDSMLGKVGDFYDREVDEAVESLTAAIEPLMIVFLGAIVGTIVAGMFLPMFSIIGQLSQ; encoded by the coding sequence ATGCCGGTCTACGAATACCGCGTCCGGGACCGTTCCGGGAAGGTCCTGAAGTCCCAGATGGAGGCCGAGACCGAGCGCCAAGTCCGCGACGCGCTGCGGGCCAAGAACATGATGATCGTCGAGATCAAGCCCCCCAAGACGGGCCTGAATGCCGACGTCAAGATTCCGGGCCTGACCGACCGCCCCCCCGGTCTCAAGCAGGTGGCGGTCTTTTCCAAGCAGCTCGCCACGCTGATCAACGCGGGCGTGCCGCTCGTGCAGTCGCTCGCCATCTTGCAAAAGCAGATCGAGAACAAGACCTTTCAGGGCATCGTGGCGAGCATCCGCACCGACGTGGAGGGCGGCACGCCGCTCAGCGAGGCCATCGTCAAACATCCCAAGGTCTTTAACCGCCTGTACGTCAACCTCGTGCGGGCGGGCGAGACGAGCGGCACGCTGGACTCCATTCTGGACCGGATCGCCGCCTTTCAGGAAAAGGAACTCGCGCTGCGCGGCAAGATCAAGAGCGCGATGACCTATCCGGTGATGGTGCTGGTCTTCGCGCTGGGAATCACGTACTTCCTGCTCACGACCATCGTGCCGCAGTTCGCGGGGATTCTCGCGCAGCTCAACGCGCCGCTCCCCTTCATCACCCGGATGCTGATGGCGGTGTCGGACTTCCTGAAAAGCTCGGGGCTGCTGATTTTCGGCTTTATCGCGGTCATTGTGGTCGCGTACCGCTACATCTACAAGACGCCCAAGGGCCGCCACACCATCGACGACATCAAGCTGCGGCTGCCCGTGTTCGGGAACCTGCTGCAAAAGAGCGCCATCGCGTCTTTCGCCCGGACCTTCGGCCTCTTGATCAGCAGCGGCGTGAACATCATCGAGAGCCTGGAAATCACCAAGGGCACCGCGAACAACGCCATCGTGGAAGAAACCATCGAGAACGCCAAGAACGTGGTGATGGTGGGCGAGCCGATGAGCGCGAGCCTCGCGACGAGCAAGGTCTTTCCGCCCATGGTGGTCAGCATGGTGTCCATCGGCGAGGAGACGGGGGCGCTGGATTCCATGCTGGGGAAGGTGGGCGACTTCTACGACCGCGAGGTGGACGAGGCCGTCGAGAGCCTGACCGCCGCCATTGAGCCCCTGATGATCGTCTTCCTGGGGGCGATTGTGGGCACCATCGTGGCGGGCATGTTTCTCCCGATGTTCTCGATCATCGGCCAACTGAGTCAATAA
- the scpB gene encoding SMC-Scp complex subunit ScpB has protein sequence MTPTPEQLVGAALLAAGRPVTRREVAELLGLPEEAAARTLDAFAARLREAGVGFEVEAVAGGYRLVVPPALSAHLAPLLAPPPLPALSAAALEVLAIIAYRQPVTRAEIEAMRGGSAGTVVTLQERELVKVVGRSDAVGQPLLYGTTERFLLEFGLTGLDELPPLEGAEFAGLLRG, from the coding sequence GTGACCCCCACCCCCGAGCAACTCGTCGGCGCGGCCCTGCTCGCCGCCGGACGCCCGGTGACCCGGCGCGAGGTGGCCGAGCTGCTGGGGCTGCCGGAGGAAGCCGCTGCCCGAACGCTGGACGCCTTCGCCGCCCGGTTGCGGGAGGCGGGGGTGGGCTTCGAGGTGGAGGCCGTCGCGGGGGGCTACCGCCTGGTGGTGCCCCCGGCCCTGTCCGCCCACCTCGCGCCGCTGCTGGCCCCGCCGCCGCTGCCTGCGCTGAGCGCCGCCGCGCTGGAGGTGCTGGCGATCATCGCCTACCGCCAGCCCGTCACCCGCGCGGAGATCGAGGCGATGCGCGGCGGCAGCGCGGGCACCGTGGTGACGCTCCAGGAGCGCGAACTCGTCAAGGTGGTGGGCCGCTCGGACGCGGTGGGTCAGCCCCTGCTGTACGGCACCACCGAGCGCTTCCTGCTGGAGTTCGGCCTGACCGGGCTCGACGAGTTGCCGCCTCTGGAGGGCGCCGAGTTCGCGGGGCTGCTGCGGGGATAG
- a CDS encoding ATP-binding protein has translation MPERLNPRTVEGWRDILAEPRSYAPEHATPEERATWPEERQDEYDLARIRHHSNLPVIITPEMKQILRDIRLQLQANVHSRGTVCGAVITGPATYGKTTALEEVGRQYETWFRKEFPPEDPNATTLVIPVVKVGLPAKATTKSINVAIAEFYGAALRRRESTSNDYQAVIRDRVVVHRTQLIIVDDIHFLNRKARRAKNGKRQFTDKEMEALISINNHFKMLAEDFGVTFVFGGIDVDGTGLFDEGAEFDTVFSQIGGRMARHELTGFRHGSEEWEFVVRSFENNLLLDHHIPGTLVKLADYLHHRTNGSIGSLKNLLKLAATRAMLDKKSPERIDYALLQKIKSDRNAEENFKRHGSLYVPASKAKA, from the coding sequence TTGCCCGAGCGCCTCAACCCGCGTACGGTCGAAGGCTGGCGTGACATCCTGGCCGAGCCCCGCTCCTACGCCCCGGAGCATGCCACGCCCGAGGAGCGCGCCACCTGGCCGGAGGAACGCCAGGACGAGTACGACCTGGCCCGCATCCGGCACCACAGCAACCTGCCCGTCATCATCACGCCGGAAATGAAGCAGATCCTGCGCGACATCCGCTTGCAGCTCCAGGCCAACGTGCACTCCCGCGGAACCGTCTGCGGAGCTGTGATCACCGGGCCAGCCACCTACGGCAAGACCACCGCGCTCGAGGAGGTCGGGCGGCAGTACGAGACCTGGTTCCGGAAGGAATTTCCACCGGAAGACCCCAACGCCACGACTCTCGTTATCCCCGTGGTCAAGGTCGGCCTCCCGGCAAAAGCCACGACCAAGAGCATCAACGTCGCCATCGCGGAGTTCTACGGAGCGGCCCTGCGCCGCCGCGAATCCACCAGCAACGACTACCAGGCGGTGATTCGCGACCGCGTCGTCGTACACCGGACGCAGCTGATCATCGTTGACGACATCCACTTCCTGAACCGGAAGGCTCGGCGGGCCAAGAACGGCAAGCGGCAATTCACGGACAAGGAAATGGAGGCCCTGATCAGCATCAACAACCACTTCAAGATGCTCGCCGAGGACTTCGGCGTGACCTTCGTCTTCGGGGGCATCGACGTCGACGGGACTGGCCTGTTCGACGAGGGTGCCGAGTTCGATACGGTCTTCTCGCAGATCGGGGGGCGCATGGCCCGGCACGAGCTGACCGGCTTCCGCCACGGCAGCGAGGAGTGGGAATTCGTCGTGAGGTCCTTCGAGAACAACCTCCTCCTCGACCACCACATTCCCGGCACCCTCGTGAAACTCGCGGACTACCTGCACCACCGCACGAACGGCAGCATCGGCAGCCTGAAGAACCTGCTGAAGCTCGCGGCGACGCGGGCGATGCTGGACAAGAAGAGCCCGGAACGCATCGACTACGCCCTGCTCCAAAAGATCAAGAGCGACCGCAACGCCGAGGAAAACTTCAAGCGGCACGGCAGCCTCTACGTCCCGGCAAGCAAGGCGAAGGCGTGA
- the truB gene encoding tRNA pseudouridine(55) synthase TruB: MPVIAVDKPLGLTSHDVVNRARRARGTRRVGHTGTLDPLATGVLVLCVDDSTKLVQFMEHDSKDYLAWISLGAGTPTLDAEGPVTEQAEVPPPGEAHVREVLAGFLGPQLQVPPQYSAIQVGGQRAYAVARAGGELELKARPVEIQALELLGLFSSVDDAPRTFSRDVEGWTPDPAGQTFILPPALGDFPTLLVRARVGSGTYLRSLARDVGAALGVPAHLAGLVRTRVGRYDLADAVAVDGLADAEGLPDLAVLDFPRIEADERLARELRQGKRPAHPAVGRHVVTLEEVLVAVVDGDGERLRVVRAWA, translated from the coding sequence ATGCCCGTGATCGCCGTGGACAAACCGCTCGGCCTGACCTCCCACGACGTGGTGAACCGTGCCCGCCGCGCCCGGGGCACCCGGCGGGTGGGCCACACCGGGACGCTGGACCCCCTGGCGACCGGCGTGCTGGTGCTGTGCGTGGACGATTCCACCAAGCTGGTGCAGTTCATGGAGCACGACTCGAAGGACTACCTCGCCTGGATCAGCCTGGGCGCAGGCACGCCGACGCTGGACGCCGAGGGACCCGTCACCGAGCAGGCCGAGGTGCCCCCACCCGGCGAGGCCCACGTGCGCGAGGTCCTCGCCGGATTCCTGGGGCCACAACTTCAGGTGCCGCCGCAGTATTCCGCCATTCAGGTGGGCGGCCAGCGGGCCTACGCGGTGGCACGGGCGGGGGGCGAGTTGGAGCTGAAGGCGCGTCCGGTGGAGATTCAGGCGCTGGAGTTGCTCGGCCTCTTTTCCTCCGTGGACGACGCTCCCCGCACCTTCTCTCGGGATGTGGAGGGGTGGACCCCGGACCCGGCGGGACAGACCTTCATCCTTCCGCCCGCATTGGGTGACTTCCCCACCCTGCTCGTCCGCGCCCGTGTGGGCAGCGGCACCTACCTGCGCTCGCTGGCGCGGGACGTGGGGGCGGCGCTGGGGGTGCCCGCGCACCTCGCCGGGCTGGTGCGGACGCGGGTGGGCCGCTACGACCTCGCGGACGCGGTGGCCGTGGACGGACTAGCGGACGCGGAAGGCCTGCCCGACCTCGCCGTGCTGGACTTCCCCCGGATTGAGGCCGACGAGCGCCTCGCCCGCGAGTTGCGGCAGGGCAAGCGTCCGGCGCACCCGGCGGTGGGGCGGCACGTCGTCACGCTGGAGGAGGTACTGGTGGCCGTGGTGGACGGCGACGGCGAGCGGCTGCGGGTGGTGCGGGCCTGGGCGTAG
- the gatA gene encoding Asp-tRNA(Asn)/Glu-tRNA(Gln) amidotransferase subunit GatA, with product MSAHLPSATDLARAVQSGGVTPQILLDEARARTQTARNLNAVVSLNAGADEVAVRVAERVAAGETLPLAGVPVVLKDNINARGTPTTCGSRILANYISPYDATVVERLTAAGAVIVGKANMDEFAMGSSTETSACGPTLNPWDRSRVPGGSSGGSAAAVAAGLVPVSLGSDTGGSVRQPAALTGVYGLKPTYGRVSRYGLVAYASSLDQIGPFARSAADLALVMNVVAGHDPRDATSLDAPPAFRVGTPDELRGLRVGVIRESLEGNTVGVEAALEAMLGALRGAGAEVREVSLPHLRHAIATYYLIAMPEASSNLARYDGMVYGERVPAGDVVGSMTQTRERGFGDEVKRRILIGTYALSSGYYDAYYSKAMRVRRLIADDFARAFGDFDLLVSPTSPFPAFRRGEKTGDPLAMYAADVDTVAVNLAGLPALSVPAGFETVDRVRLPVGVQFIAPALADERLTALAGALEEMGAVRVEVAPGI from the coding sequence ATGTCCGCCCACCTCCCCTCGGCCACCGACCTCGCCCGCGCCGTCCAGTCCGGGGGCGTGACCCCGCAGATCCTGCTGGACGAGGCCCGCGCCCGGACCCAGACGGCCCGCAACCTCAACGCGGTCGTCAGCCTGAATGCGGGGGCGGACGAGGTGGCGGTGCGGGTGGCCGAGCGGGTAGCGGCAGGGGAGACGTTGCCGCTCGCGGGGGTACCGGTCGTCCTCAAGGACAACATCAACGCTCGGGGCACGCCGACGACCTGCGGCAGCCGCATCCTGGCAAACTATATCTCGCCTTACGACGCGACCGTCGTGGAGCGGCTGACGGCGGCGGGGGCCGTGATCGTGGGCAAGGCGAATATGGACGAGTTCGCCATGGGGTCCAGCACCGAGACGAGCGCCTGCGGCCCCACCCTCAACCCCTGGGACCGCTCGCGGGTGCCCGGCGGCAGCAGCGGCGGGAGCGCGGCGGCGGTGGCGGCGGGGCTGGTTCCGGTCAGCCTGGGCAGCGATACGGGCGGCTCGGTGCGGCAGCCCGCCGCGCTGACGGGCGTGTACGGCCTCAAGCCCACGTATGGGCGGGTCAGCCGCTACGGGCTGGTGGCCTACGCGAGCAGCCTCGACCAGATCGGCCCCTTCGCGCGGTCGGCGGCCGATCTCGCGCTCGTCATGAACGTGGTCGCCGGGCACGACCCCCGCGACGCGACCAGCCTGGACGCGCCCCCGGCCTTCCGCGTGGGCACCCCAGACGAGCTGCGCGGGCTTCGGGTCGGCGTGATTCGCGAGAGCCTGGAGGGGAACACGGTGGGGGTGGAGGCCGCGCTGGAAGCCATGCTGGGCGCCCTGCGCGGAGCCGGGGCCGAGGTTCGGGAGGTCAGCCTGCCCCACCTGCGGCACGCCATCGCCACCTACTACCTGATCGCCATGCCGGAAGCGAGCAGCAACCTCGCCCGCTACGACGGCATGGTCTACGGCGAGCGCGTTCCGGCCGGGGACGTGGTGGGCAGCATGACCCAGACCCGCGAGCGCGGCTTCGGGGACGAGGTCAAGCGGCGCATCCTGATCGGCACCTACGCCCTGTCCAGCGGCTACTACGACGCCTATTACAGCAAGGCGATGCGGGTGCGCCGATTGATCGCGGACGACTTCGCGCGGGCCTTTGGCGACTTCGACCTGCTCGTCTCGCCCACCAGCCCCTTTCCCGCCTTCCGCCGGGGCGAGAAGACGGGCGATCCCCTCGCCATGTACGCCGCCGACGTGGACACGGTAGCCGTGAACCTCGCTGGGCTGCCCGCGCTGAGCGTGCCCGCCGGGTTCGAGACGGTGGACAGGGTGCGCCTCCCGGTCGGCGTTCAGTTCATCGCGCCCGCGCTGGCTGACGAGCGATTGACGGCGTTGGCGGGCGCGTTGGAGGAGATGGGGGCGGTTCGGGTGGAGGTGGCGCCGGGCATCTGA
- a CDS encoding helix-turn-helix domain-containing protein — MIRLAPFEPGRDLQFQGMRWTVVRGTGRTVTLRSHLGAIREFDLLDVIGDPSYSPHLRPDEYTPADRLFLTGLTPQDRAAILEKEAVVLEVLTGYRSGRSDTPAQNEPRPAYDPIDTRLTDRYAAAARELDCGQSTVRRLCQRYRQHGLAGLHDRRAEGNRKSPWKAHPLQDVIATVSQKAQDGSTVTRKVHIQRIVRSYKDQHPGAALPSERTLYRLMDGPARKHGLAHEAKTRQSKANSPKEMHFQIVASRLGEYVLIDASPWDILLRGIHHPDEARRYRMLVAFDLYHRGVVGFSLHAGEPQAVDAVYLLHDILNPKHLMPGWPQDMRYPYTGVPEHVVLEQYLLAPDVQLTAQGFVAPSSVTIDNGAIFTSRLFQDACRRLGITVILSRPYTPTDKGAVERFFGTVEREFAAQFPGYVGHSAAHRGKEPQVEQLMWVDEFRDAFLRYYCTAYMRRPHKELFHPDHPRRKFSPAEMFDLGLRTGGLIRVPLDADIYYQLLPSAPRKIRPDGVEMNGLMYDHPGLDPFRGDSQRHSFSYDPRDLRYLFHRTEEGQWLRLHRKPARFPHLPFTEGMLRAARAEPGAGLRISPTEANERLDAIIRDFEDVTRQRKRSRPEVTAAARLDRAQEDRERTRAPLPVDPPAPPPPEPQAPPVPASFSRVDFTQAADDMDLSELFDD; from the coding sequence GTGATTCGTCTCGCCCCCTTCGAGCCGGGCCGCGACCTCCAGTTCCAGGGCATGCGCTGGACCGTGGTCCGCGGCACCGGCCGCACCGTGACCCTGCGCTCTCACCTCGGGGCCATCCGGGAGTTCGACCTGCTCGACGTCATCGGGGACCCCAGCTACTCCCCCCACCTGCGTCCTGACGAGTACACGCCCGCCGACCGGCTGTTCCTGACCGGGCTCACCCCCCAGGACCGCGCGGCCATCCTCGAGAAGGAGGCGGTCGTTCTCGAGGTGCTCACCGGGTACCGCTCCGGCCGCTCCGACACGCCCGCCCAGAACGAGCCCCGCCCGGCGTACGACCCCATCGACACCAGGCTGACCGACCGCTACGCCGCTGCGGCCAGGGAGCTGGACTGCGGGCAGAGCACCGTCCGCCGCCTGTGCCAGCGCTACCGCCAGCACGGCCTGGCCGGACTCCACGACCGCCGCGCCGAGGGCAACCGCAAGAGCCCGTGGAAGGCCCACCCCCTCCAGGATGTCATCGCCACCGTGAGCCAGAAGGCCCAGGACGGCAGCACCGTCACCCGCAAGGTGCACATCCAGCGGATTGTTCGGTCCTATAAAGACCAGCACCCCGGCGCGGCGCTCCCCAGCGAGCGCACCCTCTACCGGCTCATGGACGGCCCCGCGCGCAAGCACGGCCTCGCCCACGAGGCCAAGACCCGGCAGAGCAAGGCCAACAGCCCCAAAGAGATGCACTTCCAGATCGTCGCCAGCCGCCTCGGGGAGTACGTCCTGATCGACGCCTCCCCCTGGGACATCCTCCTGCGTGGCATCCACCACCCCGACGAGGCCCGGCGCTACCGGATGCTGGTCGCCTTCGACCTGTATCACCGGGGCGTGGTGGGCTTCAGCCTGCACGCCGGGGAACCCCAGGCCGTGGACGCCGTGTACCTGCTGCACGACATCCTCAACCCCAAGCACCTGATGCCCGGCTGGCCCCAGGACATGCGCTACCCCTACACCGGGGTGCCCGAGCACGTCGTGCTGGAGCAGTACCTGCTCGCTCCCGATGTGCAGCTCACGGCGCAGGGCTTCGTCGCTCCCAGCAGCGTCACCATCGACAACGGGGCGATCTTCACGTCCCGTCTGTTTCAGGATGCCTGCCGCCGCCTGGGCATCACCGTCATCCTCAGCCGCCCCTACACCCCGACCGACAAGGGGGCGGTGGAGCGCTTCTTCGGCACCGTCGAGCGCGAGTTCGCCGCCCAGTTCCCCGGGTACGTCGGGCACAGCGCGGCCCACCGGGGCAAGGAGCCACAGGTCGAACAGTTGATGTGGGTGGACGAGTTCCGCGACGCCTTCCTGCGCTACTACTGCACCGCTTACATGCGGCGGCCCCATAAAGAACTGTTCCACCCCGACCACCCCAGGCGGAAGTTCAGCCCCGCCGAGATGTTCGACCTGGGCCTGAGAACCGGCGGCCTCATTCGGGTGCCGCTGGACGCGGACATCTACTACCAGCTCCTGCCCTCGGCCCCCCGCAAGATCAGGCCGGACGGCGTGGAGATGAACGGCCTGATGTACGACCACCCCGGCCTCGACCCCTTCCGCGGGGACAGCCAGCGACACAGCTTCTCGTACGACCCCCGCGACCTGCGCTACCTGTTCCACCGCACCGAAGAGGGCCAGTGGCTGCGCCTGCACCGCAAGCCCGCCCGCTTCCCCCACCTACCCTTCACCGAGGGCATGCTGCGCGCCGCCCGCGCGGAGCCCGGCGCGGGCCTGCGGATCAGCCCCACGGAGGCCAACGAACGGCTCGACGCCATCATCCGCGACTTCGAGGACGTGACCCGCCAGCGCAAGCGCAGCCGCCCCGAGGTGACCGCCGCCGCCCGCCTCGACCGGGCGCAGGAAGACCGCGAGCGCACCCGCGCCCCCTTGCCGGTTGATCCCCCGGCCCCGCCGCCCCCGGAGCCCCAAGCTCCCCCCGTCCCGGCCAGCTTCTCCCGCGTTGACTTCACGCAGGCCGCCGACGACATGGACCTCTCGGAGTTGTTCGATGACTAG
- a CDS encoding TnsA-like heteromeric transposase endonuclease subunit: MPPDYRVTYRVSSGEIHDDHHPLLLAGTPIDTLEPIRPPNNYKGQRHITGLHHSPVTGRHHPFESRLEQGALIRIDFELRPQAIATQPFALLYDDGGKRRGHIPDILLERQGQRPLVIDVKPGAFVGKNARPFGALRDACAEIGWDYAIWTEPDPVYASNLSFLFGYHRPPPGLTPVTEALLTRLASGPLPLTEVVAELGLPSLTRPVLFHLLWARAIHTDLHRRLTDDSLLRLEAA; the protein is encoded by the coding sequence GTGCCCCCAGACTACCGCGTCACCTACCGGGTCAGCAGTGGCGAGATCCACGATGACCACCACCCCCTGCTGCTCGCAGGCACCCCCATCGACACGCTCGAGCCCATCCGGCCCCCGAACAACTACAAGGGCCAGCGCCACATCACGGGCCTGCACCACTCGCCGGTCACCGGACGGCACCACCCCTTCGAGTCCAGGCTCGAGCAGGGTGCCCTGATCCGCATCGACTTCGAGCTGCGCCCCCAGGCCATCGCCACCCAGCCCTTCGCCCTGCTCTACGACGACGGGGGCAAACGGCGCGGCCACATCCCCGACATCCTGCTGGAGCGCCAGGGCCAGCGCCCCCTCGTGATCGACGTAAAGCCGGGGGCCTTCGTCGGGAAGAACGCCCGCCCCTTCGGTGCCCTGCGCGACGCCTGCGCCGAGATCGGCTGGGACTACGCCATCTGGACCGAGCCCGACCCGGTCTACGCCAGCAACCTCTCCTTCCTTTTCGGATACCACCGACCCCCGCCCGGCCTCACCCCGGTGACCGAGGCCCTGCTCACCCGCCTGGCGTCCGGCCCTCTGCCCCTCACCGAGGTCGTGGCCGAGCTGGGCCTCCCCAGCCTCACCCGCCCCGTCTTGTTCCACCTGCTCTGGGCGCGGGCGATCCACACCGACCTCCACCGCCGCCTGACCGACGACAGCCTGCTGCGACTCGAGGCCGCGTGA
- a CDS encoding TniQ family protein, translating to MKPFLRPFSHAPRPKPGQSFASYIETLAAGHMPPLDILALLYETGVIAEDHYRALPLAYGLTLTDEQVQNLAYTLRLPEDRIREMLLTHYDGVAFDLIPMDVTNPKTYTSAVRKNSKLFTTPRLCPCCMAEEAYFRTAHRLPWLFLCAKHQVLLSHTCPRCARPFGNFSQNRGGMPTYAADVPDPAACRNPPAPGEADFGRAAQPCGQPLAEVAAYDVSGYPRVLETQATIEEVLETGEGTVCGERVSSVAYFGHLRSLVSLLDYGADPEDLGPGLPPLALETANQHTRLREDRIGDEVLRRHRANTTYRTPEWMCAFLPTAVELLALPDEAALTESLAPFVAQAQRFKPLHFRALGGEKYFHFQGPVLRAFDAALLPKASPRRRTGYTSPYSHHPDRPYAYQPDHVPQLLWEGTYQADFAPLFEGSDMGERHLRSYITMDLVRLCGEYGWVEAAHELGFLPGQATGSANKAIGVLNSLGRYETYLTRLHATAARLETVERPFDFGRRRRRYDDLVEFPFDDWRLEMRAHDLNPGKPGGKNRWAAAHAWALLTAGHPRRAPVFREVHPTEHKSQLNVFYRFNDEHLQQVWPVLRMLAHTFESGDLLAAEAELGAQEDA from the coding sequence GTGAAGCCCTTCCTCCGGCCATTCAGCCATGCCCCGCGCCCGAAGCCCGGCCAGAGCTTCGCCTCGTACATCGAAACGCTCGCCGCCGGGCACATGCCGCCGCTGGACATCCTCGCCCTGCTGTACGAAACCGGCGTGATCGCGGAGGACCACTACCGCGCGCTCCCACTCGCGTACGGCCTCACCCTCACGGACGAGCAGGTGCAGAACCTCGCCTACACCCTGCGCCTGCCCGAGGACCGCATCCGCGAGATGCTGCTGACCCACTACGACGGGGTCGCCTTCGACCTCATCCCCATGGACGTCACCAACCCCAAGACCTACACCAGCGCGGTGCGGAAGAACTCCAAGCTCTTCACCACGCCCCGGCTGTGCCCCTGCTGCATGGCCGAGGAAGCGTATTTCCGCACCGCGCACCGCCTGCCGTGGCTGTTCCTGTGCGCCAAGCACCAGGTGCTGCTGAGCCACACCTGCCCGCGCTGCGCCCGGCCCTTCGGCAACTTCAGCCAGAACCGGGGCGGCATGCCCACCTACGCCGCCGACGTGCCCGACCCGGCCGCCTGCCGCAACCCCCCGGCCCCCGGCGAGGCCGACTTCGGGCGGGCGGCCCAGCCCTGCGGCCAGCCCCTCGCGGAGGTCGCCGCGTACGACGTGTCCGGCTACCCCCGGGTACTGGAGACGCAGGCGACCATCGAGGAGGTGCTGGAGACCGGCGAGGGAACCGTCTGCGGAGAGCGGGTGAGCAGCGTGGCGTACTTCGGCCACCTCCGCAGCCTGGTGTCCCTGCTGGACTACGGGGCCGACCCGGAAGACCTCGGCCCCGGCCTGCCCCCGCTCGCCCTGGAGACGGCCAACCAGCACACGCGCCTGCGCGAAGACCGCATCGGAGACGAGGTCCTGCGCCGCCACCGGGCGAACACGACCTACCGCACGCCGGAGTGGATGTGCGCCTTCCTGCCCACCGCCGTGGAATTGCTCGCGCTGCCGGACGAGGCGGCCCTGACCGAGAGCCTCGCTCCGTTCGTCGCCCAGGCCCAACGGTTCAAGCCCCTGCACTTCCGGGCGCTCGGGGGCGAGAAGTACTTCCACTTCCAGGGGCCGGTCCTGCGGGCCTTCGACGCTGCCCTGCTCCCCAAGGCCTCGCCCCGCCGCCGCACGGGCTACACCAGCCCGTACAGCCACCACCCCGACCGCCCCTACGCCTACCAGCCCGACCACGTACCGCAGCTGCTGTGGGAGGGAACGTACCAGGCGGACTTCGCGCCCCTGTTCGAGGGCAGTGACATGGGCGAGCGGCACCTCCGTTCCTACATCACCATGGACCTCGTGCGGCTCTGCGGCGAGTACGGATGGGTGGAGGCCGCCCATGAACTCGGCTTCCTGCCCGGCCAGGCCACCGGCAGCGCCAACAAGGCCATCGGGGTGCTGAACAGCCTGGGGCGCTACGAGACCTACCTCACCCGCCTGCACGCCACGGCGGCCCGTCTGGAGACCGTGGAGCGCCCCTTCGACTTCGGACGGCGCCGCCGCCGCTACGACGATCTCGTGGAGTTCCCCTTTGACGACTGGCGACTGGAAATGCGGGCCCACGACCTGAACCCCGGGAAGCCGGGGGGCAAGAACAGGTGGGCTGCTGCGCACGCCTGGGCGTTGCTGACAGCGGGGCACCCCCGCCGCGCCCCGGTGTTCCGGGAGGTGCATCCGACGGAGCACAAAAGCCAGCTCAACGTCTTCTACCGCTTCAACGACGAGCACCTCCAGCAGGTCTGGCCCGTCCTGCGGATGCTGGCCCACACCTTCGAGAGCGGCGACCTGCTCGCCGCCGAGGCCGAACTGGGAGCCCAGGAAGACGCCTGA